The Hymenobacter swuensis DY53 genome includes the window CTTCACGCGCTCCGCGAACCGGCGCAGCAAAGCCGCCACCTCCTCCGGGGCTTCGTAGGGTAGCAGGTGACCCGCACCGCCAATAATTTCCAGCGGCGTACCATCAGGCAGTAGGGGCAGCGTTTCCAAGCCGTGCACGGAAGGCGACATGATGGCGTCCTGGTCGCCGGCCAGAATGGTGCAGGGTACTTGCACGTCGCACATCCGGCTGCTGAGGTTTTCACGGCTGCCGTGCAGCAGCCAAGCGTCCCAGGCAGCGCGGGTACTGCGTAGGTTGTCGGCCACAATCTGCCGGTGCAGCTTCGGGGCCAACGGCCGGGCCGTAATTTTCCGGAAGGTGCTTTCGGCCTCCACAGGTTTTCCATAGGCTTGCTGGCTGGCTTTGCGGTCCTGCTCGGTCATGGGCTCGGGTGTGGGCGGCGAGGGACTCAACAAAGCCACTCCAGCCAGACCCGCCGGCTGACGGGCCGCCAGGGCCAGGGCAATTTTGCCGCCCATACTGTGGCCCACCAGCACGTACCGGCCTACCTTTTTTTCGGCAATAAATGCCGCCACCGCGTCGGCATAGGCATCGACTGTAAAGCCGCCAGGCGGCGCGGGCGCATTACCAAAACCGCCCAGATCAGGGGCTAGTAACGGGTAATCGGAGGAAAGCAGACCAGCCACGGCATCGAAGGCACGACCGGAGCCGGCCCAGTAATGCAGGCCAATAAAGGTAAGCGGAGTAGCAGTGGACATACAGAATAACAGGCAAGCAGCGCCGGGCCAGCATAGCAGCGGGCCCGGGAAACAGCTTCGGTACGAAAAGAGGTTACCGTTTCCTGTACGCAGCCGGCCGCCCTACCGCCGGCCCGCACCGCTCAGTTTCTCCAGCGCCGCCCGAAATTTCGGGGTGTCGTAGTCGGCCATGCCCTCGTGGCGGGCGGCTACCTGCCCATCGGGTCCCAACAGCACCGTAGTTGGAATTGACTGGGTATCGAAGGGGGCAAGCAGCGGAGCCGTAGGGAAATACACGGGCATCGTGTAGCCCCGCCGCTGTACCAGCCGCTGGGCTTTAGCGGGGTTTTCATCCAGAGAAATCAGCACGAAGGCTACGTTGCGCTTATCTACTTTATTGTACAGCGCCTGCAAACCGGGCATTTCGGCCACGCAGGGCGGGCACCAACTGGCCCACAAGTTCACGAGCACGGCTTTGCCCCGCAGTTCCTGCAGGTTCAGCAGCTGGCCATCAAGGCCACGCAGCGTGAGGACGGGCGCGTACTTAGTGGCTGTAAGTTGAGCGGGCGGATCAGTTGGAGTAGTTGGTAAGGCGGGCCGCCACAAGCCAGTGGCCAGCAGCCCCTGTTGCAGCCGGCCCAGCACCAACGGGCGTAAATCGGTGGTCAGTACTACCCCAAAAGCCAGCATCAGCAGCCATTGCAGCGCGGTACTGAAACTGGGGCGAGAAAAGGTCATGGGAAGCGGAAAACGAATTAGATACGGTAACTAAGCCACTACCCTTCACTTCTACACCCTGTTACTGCTCCGTTTGGGCGTTATCGTTCGGGCGACGCGGAAACGCGGACTACAAAGTTCGCGCCTACTTTTCCACCTTGAGCGTGGCGGGGCGGGTGGTAAATTCGAATATCTCGCCGTGAGGCATGATAGTAATCTGGCCGAATTCGCGGATCATCATCTTGTAGCTCTCCCCCACCGGCCGAATTTTGCGGTCCAGGTCGTAAAGGCCACAGGCATTAACGGTTAGGCGCTTTTCGGCCAGACTGATGTCCCAGTCGAGCTGATCCAGGAGGCTGTACCAAGTAAAGCCCACCACCGGCACGCCGTCCTGGCGGATGCGCTGCACATTCACCCACTGCTTCCAGAGCCAGCATTCGGCGTCTTTGGGGTTGAAGGTGTTGGTTTCGGTGTGCATCACGGGCTTGCGGTACCGCTCGTAGTACTGGCGCGTCATGGTATACCAGCCCAGCACGTCCTCGGCCTGGCAGAGTTTGCCGTCGGGCTTGATAATCTTCTCGTTGCGGCCGTAATAGTCGTTGCCCATGATCTGGTAGCCGGGCGGCTCGCCGGCCATAAACCACTCGAGCTCCTGACGGGTCAGGCCGTTATCGAGGCAGTACAGCAGCACCTCCGAGTCGAGCGGGTGGGCGTACAGCAGGTCCAGCGACAGAAAGCGCAGCTTGTTGACCAAGCAGATTTCCGGGCTGGGCACGGCGCGCATCTCGTGGATATATTCGGCCGATTCGCTCTGCACGATGATGCAGTCGGGGCGTACCTTGGCAATCTGCTGGGTGCCCATAATGCTAGCCGCCGTGATGTGCTTGATGGCCGTCACGAAGGCACGGTCGTCTTTGAGCTGCTCGTTCCAGATGCCGTCTTTGGCAGAGGCCCGTGCCGTCACGTAGATTTCGTTGACGGGCGTGTAGAAGCGCACCCAGGGGTAGCGCCGCGCCACGGCTCCGCAGTACTCGGCAAAATGCACCGGCAGCTCGGGGTTCTGGAAGTTGCCCACCCAGTCGGGCACACCAAAGTGCATCAGGTCCAAAATGGGCGTGATACCCAGGCGCTGGATTTCGGCCATGGCCAGATCGGCAAACTCCCAGTCGAACTGGCCGGGGGCCTTGTGGATGAGGTAGTACGGCAGGTTGTAGCGCAGCACCTTCAGGCCCAGTTCCTTCACCAGCCCCAGGTCTTCCTTGTAGCGGTTGTAGTGGTCGGTTTCAGCCAGCAAATCGCGCCGGATGGTGCCATTGGCAATAGTAGGGTACGAGCACTCGATGCCGGTGGCAAACATGAAGTTGCCCGCGTTGCCGGTAGGCAGGCCCGAGCCGTCGTGGCCGGCCGCGCCGCCGAACTGGTCGCCCTCGTAGTGGCCGTCGCCGAACTTCTCTTTGATGTGACTAAGGAAAGACTTCATTTTTTGAAGCTGAAATGATGCGCCAGAAGGGTGGCTCGTAACAAGGAAGAACGTCATGCCGAGCTTGCCGAGGAATCTCGCGTGCTGACGCCTGAGTAGTATTGCAACGTCAGCACGCGAGATTCCTCGGCAAGCTCGGCATGACGTGCTGATTCAGCCTACTCTATGCCCGCAACGACGCCAGAAACTTATCGGCGGTGCGCAGGCTGAGGGCCATGATGGTGAGGGCCGGGTTGACGCTGAGGGCGCTGGGGAACACCGAGTTGTCGCAGATGTAAAGGTTGGGCACGTCGAAGGCTTTGCCGTCGGGGTTGACCACCGCCTCGTCGCCGCTCAGGCCCATGCGCGCCGTCCCGATGACGTGGGCGTAGCGCTCGAAGGCCCAGATATCCTTGGCCCCGGCCGCTTCCCAGATCTGGCGCATCAGCTTTTCGGCGTGGCGGTTCATGCGCTGCTCGTTTTCCTGGGCTGTGAAGTGCAGGCGCGGCTTGGGCAAGCCGCGGGCATCCTTCTCGTCGCTGAGCTCCATGAAGTTGGCCTCGTGCGGCAGGCAGTCGCCTAGAATGTTGATGCCGGCCGTGTGGTTGTAGGTGCGCATGTAGTCGCGCAGGGGCTGGCCCCAGAGCTTGCGTTGGCGCACCATCTGGGTGGCAAACGTCACGGGCATCACCCCGATGCTTTGCAGCAGGTAGCCGCCGGCAAAGTCGGCGTCTTTGGGGCGGTGGGTATCCTCGGAAATCAGGCCGCCAGGAATGCCTTTGTATGGTCGGATGTCCTCGTCGAAGGTGCCCCAGACCTGCATACCGGGGTGGGCCATGAAGTGCTTGCCGACCTGCCCGCTGTTGAGGGCCAGCTCGTTGAGCATCAGCAGGCGCGGCGTTTCCACGGCCCCGGCGCACAAAAACAGGTGGCGGCAGCGCTGGCGCACGGTACGGCCGTGCTGCTCGTACACTACGCCCGTTACGCGGCCCGAGGCGTCACGCTCAATCTCCGTTACGTAGGCATCAGCCCGGATTTCGGCCCCGTAGCTTTCGGCCAGGGGCAGGAACGTCACGTCCATGCTGGCCTTGGCGCCGCGGTTGCAGCCGGCCTGGCAGAAGCCGCGGTTGGTGCAGGCCTCGCGCCAGCCAATGCCCTCCTGGTAGTAGCGCGCCGACAGGGCCGCGTTGGCCGCCGGCGAGGTTTCGATGCCCAGTTGGGCGCAGGCGCGTTGCATGAGCAAAGCCGCGCCGTTCAGAGGTAGCGGGGCTAGCGGGTAGCCCTTGCGGCGCGTAGGGTCCCAAGGGTACGGTGTGGGCCCCGAAATACCCAGGAAGTGCTCAATTTCCTCGTAGTAGGGCTCCAGTTCCTCAATTCCGAAGGGCCAGTCAACACCCTGGCCGAAGTCGGTGAACAGCTTCAGGTCGCCGCGGTGGGCGCGGGGCGTGTAGGCCGTGTAGTGCAGCGTAGAGCCGCCCACGCCGGTGCCGGAATTGTTTTTGCCGAAAGCCACCGGGTTCTGACCGGCGGAGAGGCGCTCATCGTTCCAGAACAGGAAGTTCTGGGCTTTTTCGTCGGTGGCGTACTCGGTTTTAGGGTCACGGCGGGGGCCGGCTTCCAGGGCCACCACCTTCAGGCCGGCCATGGCCAAACGGGCCAGTAAGGGTGCGCCGCCCGCGCCGGTACCAATCACCACGCAATCCACCTCGTCGGTGGGGTCGGGCAGCGGAACGGGGGCCTCCTCGCCCGTGGGCTCGGTGGCCGGGGTGGCGTTATCGGCCAGCAAGCTCTGGAGCAACGGGTCCTGTATTTCGGGCTGAACCGGGTTCAGCACGCCTTCTTCGAGTACTTCTTCGTCGGGCATGTGCGGTGAATTTGTGAAATGGTGAATTTGTGAGGTGGGTAATGCGCAAATGGCGTAATCAGGATTTCAGACTCACCAGTGCACCACTTCACTATTTCACCTCTTCTGGCTCACGGGGTTCGAGGGTGTTGGGGGTGACGTGGGGCCAGCCGGGCACGTCGGCCATGCCCACGTAGCCAATTTCTTCCTGAGCCAGCGGGTGGGCGTAGTAGTTCTCCGTCAACTCGGCCAGGAACTCCTCGAAAAACCGGTCCTGGAGTACCTGTTGCCAGTTTTCACCAGCAGCTTGGCCGGCGGCAAGCTGCCCTATAATCTGGTCCTGCTGCTCGGCGCTCAGGGCCGTGAAGGGCTGCTGAAACTGCGCTTGGGCGGCCTGGTTGATGCCGCCCAGGCCGAGTCGGTAGGCTTCCCGGTCGGGCGGCATAGCGTCGTAGCGCCAGCCGTCGGCGGTACCGTCGGCCAAGCGCTTATCCACGGCCGGGGCTAGCTCAATGGGCGTTTCCCGGTCAGGCTGAGGGAAAATACGGGCGGCCACGGCGCGCAGCAGCTGGTACGTATCGGCGTCGAAAAACTGCGGCGCGTAGTCGGCGGAGGCGCTGAGGCGGGCTTCCAGGGCGGCACGGGTGGCGGACGTCACCAGCTCGGTCTGGAGCAGCGCCCGGACGGTACCTTCGGGGTAATGCGGCATTGAGGTAATCGGAAGAGTGGAGGGGCAACCTACAAGTGCGGATCGGCAGCTTATGTTTTCGACGGATGAGGCCGTAAAGACGCGTATTCGCGTCGCGTCGTTGAACGGCCGGAACTGCGCCGACCAAACAACATCAGCAACGACGAGACGCGAATACGCGTCTCTACAGCCTCATTTTATTTACTGGTCGCTGCTCATTTTGCCGCCGGTTACGTGCACCAGTGAGCCGGTCATAAACGAGCCGTCCTGGGAGGCCAGCAGCACGTAAGCGGGGGCCAGCTCCTCGGGTTGGCCGGGGCGGGCCAGGGCCACTTCGTAGCCGAATTTCTCGATTTCCTCGCGGGGCATGGTGCCGGGAATGTTGGGCGTCCAGACCGGGCCGGGCACCACGCAGTTCACCCGGATGCCCCGCTCGCCCAAATGGGTAGCCAAGCTCTTGGTAAGGGCATGAATGGCCGATTTGGTGCAAGCGTAGTCAATCAGAATCGGAATACCCGTCAGACCCACGATGCTGCCGGTGTTGATGATGCAGTCGTCCTTTTTGAGGTGCGGAATGGCAGCCTGCGCCATCCAGATATAGCCCAGAATATTGGTATCGAAGGTGCGGCGGATCTGCTCCTCCGGGATGTCCTCGAACTTCTCCTGCGCCATCTGGAAGGCAGCGTTATTCACTAAGATGTTGAGGCCACCCAGTTCGGAACGGGTGCGACGCACGGCCTGCTTACACTGCTCCGGGTCGCGCACGTCGCTTTGCAGCAAAATGCAGCGCCGGCCCTGGGCTTCCACGAGGCGCTTGGTTTCCTCGGCGTCCACCACGTTTTCGTTGAAGAGCACAGCCACATGGGCTCCTTCCATAGCAAAGGCCACGGCCACCGCCCGCCCGATGCCGGAATCAGAACCGGTGACGAGGGCCACTTTATCCTGAAGCTTGCCGGCGGCACGGTAGGTGCTGAAGTCCATGCCAGGCTGCAGCTTCATATCAGCCTGCTTGGCGGGGTAGGGCAGCGTCTGGGCGTGCTGCTTCATGTCTTTGGCCGTGGGCCGCTTTACGGGTTTGGGCGCGGTAGTGGCGGTTTTGGCCGCTTGTTTGGCAGCGGGCGTAGCGGCGGTTTTGGCGGGGGCCGCAGCTTTCTTGGGTGCTGCTGCAGCAGCAGGAGTCTTTTTGGCAGCCATCAGAATAAAGAAGCATGGTGGAGTTCTTCGCTTACGAAGATTCCGGTCCGGAAGCCGACACTTTCGCCCGTAACCGATCATAAAACCATAAAAAAACCCATTCCGGCAACTGCCGGAATGGGTTCAGTTCGCTTACTAAAAAGTCAGCCCTTAGTTGTTCTGATAATCAACGGGTTCCTTGACGTTGGCCGCCGTGTCCTGCAACGAAGGATAGTCGATGTAGCCATGGTCGCCGGGCACGTAGAACGTGCTGGGGTCGGGGGCATTGAGGGCCGCGCCGGTGCGGAACCGCTCTACCAGGTCGGGGTTGGCGATATAAGGCACCCCGAAGGCAATCAGGTCGGCCTCGTTGTTGGCCAGCGCCTTATCGGCCGTTTCGTGGGTGTAGCCGCCGTTGAGGATGAAGGTATTGCGGAATATTTTGCGCAAATGAGCCGCTACGGCTGGTACACCGGCCTGGGCCGCCATTGGGTGACCCGGCAGCGCCTCAATTACGTGCAGATAGGCCAAGTTGAACTGGTTGAGCTGCTCGGTGAGGTAGCTGAAGGTTTTCACACGGTCCGAGTCCTGAATGCTGGCGCTGCCTTGGGGCGAAAGACGGATACCCACGCGGTCAGCACCCAGCTCATCTACCACGGCCTGCACTACTTCCAGCACGAAACGGGCACGGTTTTCCAGGCTGCCGCCGTACTCGTCGGTGCGCTGGTTGGAGCCATCCTGAATGAACTGGTCGAGCAGGTAGCCGTTGGCCCCGTGAATCTCAGCGCCGTCGAAACCGGCCAGCTTGGCATTGCGGGCCGCCTGCCGAAACTGGTCGACCACGCCCGGAATTTCGGCCAGCTCCAGTGCGCGCGGGGCCGGAATATCCTCCATGCCCTTATCGGTGTAGGCCTGGGCCCCAGCCGGCGCAATGGCCGACGGACCAACCGGCAGCTCGCCGTTGTGAAAGAACGGGTGCGACACCCGGCCTACATGCCAGAGCTGGATGTAAATCCGGCCACCGGCCGCGTGTACCGCGTCGGTTACTTTTTTCCAGCCGGCCACCTGCTCCTCGGAGTAGATGCCGGGCGTATTGATGTAGCCCACGCCCTGAGGCGAAACCTGTGAGCCTTCGGTAATAATGAGGCCGGCCGTGGCGCGCTGCACGTAATAGGTCACCGTCGAGTCGGTGGGCACGTTGCCGGGGTTATCAGCCCGGCTGCGCGTCATGGGGGCCATGGCGAAACGGTTGGGCAAAGAAAGTGCGCCTACCTGAGCGGGCGTGAAAAGGTTGGGAATCTGGCTCATGAGAAACTACGTGTGGATAGAAACCCTGCCCCGGACCAAAGCCGTTTTGCAGGACAGTTGCTTTTAACCGATGTAGCAACACTTATGTTTCAGCCAGCTTATTTCCCCATTTATCTACTTCCTGGTTCACTGCCGCACCACTTCTACCCGGCGGTTACGGGGCCGTTGCTGTGGGTCGCGGTTGTCGGCTACTGGGCGGGTGCCGCCATAGCCCCGCGCCGCCAGCCGCACCGAGTCGATGCCCTGTTGCACCAAGTACTGGCGTACCACCCGGGCCCGCTGCCGGGAAAGGCGCAGGTTCAGGGCCGCCTCGCCCACATTATCGGTGTGGCCCGCTATTTCCAGCCGCATAGCCGGCTGCTCGCGCAGGCGGCGGGCCAGCGCGTTGAGCGTGGGACGACTGGAAGGCAGCAAATCGGCAGTGCTTTGGGTGAAGTACAGATTAGGTAAGGTGAGCCGCTGGCCCTTGGTGAGTTGGGCTAGTCCGTCCAGCCGTACTGGCAGTGTATCCGGGGGCACAACAGCCCGGGCCGGGGCTTTCGGTACTATCCAGCCGGGGCCGCCCGAACCAAGCGCAGCCGGTTTCGCCACAGGCAACGGTCTTGCTGCCAAGGCTGCTGGTGGCACGGGCGTACCCGCCTCCCGAACTT containing:
- a CDS encoding TlpA family protein disulfide reductase, giving the protein MTFSRPSFSTALQWLLMLAFGVVLTTDLRPLVLGRLQQGLLATGLWRPALPTTPTDPPAQLTATKYAPVLTLRGLDGQLLNLQELRGKAVLVNLWASWCPPCVAEMPGLQALYNKVDKRNVAFVLISLDENPAKAQRLVQRRGYTMPVYFPTAPLLAPFDTQSIPTTVLLGPDGQVAARHEGMADYDTPKFRAALEKLSGAGRR
- a CDS encoding SDR family oxidoreductase — encoded protein: MAAKKTPAAAAAPKKAAAPAKTAATPAAKQAAKTATTAPKPVKRPTAKDMKQHAQTLPYPAKQADMKLQPGMDFSTYRAAGKLQDKVALVTGSDSGIGRAVAVAFAMEGAHVAVLFNENVVDAEETKRLVEAQGRRCILLQSDVRDPEQCKQAVRRTRSELGGLNILVNNAAFQMAQEKFEDIPEEQIRRTFDTNILGYIWMAQAAIPHLKKDDCIINTGSIVGLTGIPILIDYACTKSAIHALTKSLATHLGERGIRVNCVVPGPVWTPNIPGTMPREEIEKFGYEVALARPGQPEELAPAYVLLASQDGSFMTGSLVHVTGGKMSSDQ
- a CDS encoding gluconate 2-dehydrogenase subunit 3 family protein translates to MPHYPEGTVRALLQTELVTSATRAALEARLSASADYAPQFFDADTYQLLRAVAARIFPQPDRETPIELAPAVDKRLADGTADGWRYDAMPPDREAYRLGLGGINQAAQAQFQQPFTALSAEQQDQIIGQLAAGQAAGENWQQVLQDRFFEEFLAELTENYYAHPLAQEEIGYVGMADVPGWPHVTPNTLEPREPEEVK
- a CDS encoding GMC family oxidoreductase; this translates as MPDEEVLEEGVLNPVQPEIQDPLLQSLLADNATPATEPTGEEAPVPLPDPTDEVDCVVIGTGAGGAPLLARLAMAGLKVVALEAGPRRDPKTEYATDEKAQNFLFWNDERLSAGQNPVAFGKNNSGTGVGGSTLHYTAYTPRAHRGDLKLFTDFGQGVDWPFGIEELEPYYEEIEHFLGISGPTPYPWDPTRRKGYPLAPLPLNGAALLMQRACAQLGIETSPAANAALSARYYQEGIGWREACTNRGFCQAGCNRGAKASMDVTFLPLAESYGAEIRADAYVTEIERDASGRVTGVVYEQHGRTVRQRCRHLFLCAGAVETPRLLMLNELALNSGQVGKHFMAHPGMQVWGTFDEDIRPYKGIPGGLISEDTHRPKDADFAGGYLLQSIGVMPVTFATQMVRQRKLWGQPLRDYMRTYNHTAGINILGDCLPHEANFMELSDEKDARGLPKPRLHFTAQENEQRMNRHAEKLMRQIWEAAGAKDIWAFERYAHVIGTARMGLSGDEAVVNPDGKAFDVPNLYICDNSVFPSALSVNPALTIMALSLRTADKFLASLRA
- a CDS encoding alpha/beta fold hydrolase is translated as MSTATPLTFIGLHYWAGSGRAFDAVAGLLSSDYPLLAPDLGGFGNAPAPPGGFTVDAYADAVAAFIAEKKVGRYVLVGHSMGGKIALALAARQPAGLAGVALLSPSPPTPEPMTEQDRKASQQAYGKPVEAESTFRKITARPLAPKLHRQIVADNLRSTRAAWDAWLLHGSRENLSSRMCDVQVPCTILAGDQDAIMSPSVHGLETLPLLPDGTPLEIIGGAGHLLPYEAPEEVAALLRRFAERVKVA
- a CDS encoding alkene reductase, producing the protein MSQIPNLFTPAQVGALSLPNRFAMAPMTRSRADNPGNVPTDSTVTYYVQRATAGLIITEGSQVSPQGVGYINTPGIYSEEQVAGWKKVTDAVHAAGGRIYIQLWHVGRVSHPFFHNGELPVGPSAIAPAGAQAYTDKGMEDIPAPRALELAEIPGVVDQFRQAARNAKLAGFDGAEIHGANGYLLDQFIQDGSNQRTDEYGGSLENRARFVLEVVQAVVDELGADRVGIRLSPQGSASIQDSDRVKTFSYLTEQLNQFNLAYLHVIEALPGHPMAAQAGVPAVAAHLRKIFRNTFILNGGYTHETADKALANNEADLIAFGVPYIANPDLVERFRTGAALNAPDPSTFYVPGDHGYIDYPSLQDTAANVKEPVDYQNN
- a CDS encoding family 1 glycosylhydrolase, coding for MKSFLSHIKEKFGDGHYEGDQFGGAAGHDGSGLPTGNAGNFMFATGIECSYPTIANGTIRRDLLAETDHYNRYKEDLGLVKELGLKVLRYNLPYYLIHKAPGQFDWEFADLAMAEIQRLGITPILDLMHFGVPDWVGNFQNPELPVHFAEYCGAVARRYPWVRFYTPVNEIYVTARASAKDGIWNEQLKDDRAFVTAIKHITAASIMGTQQIAKVRPDCIIVQSESAEYIHEMRAVPSPEICLVNKLRFLSLDLLYAHPLDSEVLLYCLDNGLTRQELEWFMAGEPPGYQIMGNDYYGRNEKIIKPDGKLCQAEDVLGWYTMTRQYYERYRKPVMHTETNTFNPKDAECWLWKQWVNVQRIRQDGVPVVGFTWYSLLDQLDWDISLAEKRLTVNACGLYDLDRKIRPVGESYKMMIREFGQITIMPHGEIFEFTTRPATLKVEK